A genomic region of Serratia fonticola contains the following coding sequences:
- a CDS encoding cupin domain-containing protein, with product MKPLLLKQALPELQQIGSVSNLGATVVAGEPNVGVAMIFGAPTDNLNCGVFSCTRGTFVMEYPFAEHATVWEGTATLTNENTGESVKYQAGDSWFVEKGTPVRWEITCDRFVKHYLAIVEG from the coding sequence ATGAAACCATTACTGCTTAAGCAAGCGCTACCAGAACTGCAACAGATTGGCAGCGTCAGCAACCTGGGGGCCACGGTGGTCGCTGGTGAACCTAACGTCGGTGTGGCGATGATCTTCGGCGCCCCAACGGACAATCTGAACTGTGGTGTCTTCAGCTGCACCCGCGGCACCTTCGTGATGGAATACCCGTTTGCGGAACATGCTACGGTGTGGGAAGGCACGGCAACGCTGACCAATGAGAACACCGGCGAGTCAGTAAAGTATCAGGCCGGGGACTCCTGGTTTGTTGAGAAAGGCACCCCGGTACGCTGGGAAATTACCTGCGATCGCTTTGTAAAACATTACCTGGCGATTGTCGAAGGCTAA
- a CDS encoding aldehyde dehydrogenase family protein produces the protein MTDITLLPQVKAFLGRNQGHYINGQQLAGAGSESFAVVNPATGQAIAQVNEGGQAEVDAAMQAAFDAFHGVWAQVSPMERGNCLTRLADLLQAHREELAQLESLCSGKTIQLARGLEIDMASQFLRYFAGWSSKISGETLNVSLPSFQGEQYSAFTRREPLGVVVGIIPWNFSIMIAIWKLAAALTCGCTVVLKPSEYTPLTMLRVAELAKEAGIPDGTLNIINGSGARLGPALIAHPHCAKVTFTGSVPTGIAVGKAAMEQGIVRTTLELGGKNAAAFLADVSVDKMVDGIIEAGYLNQGQICAAAERFYLPASHIDAVLEALTQRLAQMKVGSPLDESTEMGPLANEAHYRKVMALFDKARAEGSQIICGGHALAGPGFFVAPTAIRAKGPNDALMREETFGPVGTFLAYEDEEQMIAMINDSPYGLAASLWTNDLSKAMRMIPRIEAGTVWINMHTFLDPALPFGGVKSSGIGREFGSAFIEHYTELKSVMVRY, from the coding sequence ATGACGGACATTACGCTGTTACCACAGGTTAAGGCCTTTCTGGGCCGTAACCAGGGCCACTACATTAACGGCCAACAGCTGGCCGGGGCTGGTTCGGAAAGTTTTGCGGTGGTTAACCCAGCAACCGGGCAGGCCATCGCGCAGGTAAATGAAGGCGGGCAGGCTGAAGTGGATGCGGCGATGCAGGCGGCCTTTGACGCTTTTCATGGCGTTTGGGCGCAGGTTTCGCCGATGGAACGTGGAAACTGCCTGACACGCCTGGCCGATCTGCTGCAGGCCCACCGTGAGGAATTGGCGCAGTTGGAAAGCCTGTGTTCCGGTAAAACCATCCAACTGGCGCGTGGGCTGGAAATCGATATGGCCTCGCAGTTCCTGCGTTATTTTGCTGGCTGGTCGAGCAAAATCAGTGGGGAAACGCTGAACGTTTCATTGCCTTCCTTCCAGGGTGAGCAATACAGCGCATTTACCCGGCGTGAACCCCTGGGCGTGGTGGTCGGGATCATCCCCTGGAACTTCTCGATCATGATCGCCATCTGGAAGCTGGCTGCGGCGCTGACCTGCGGCTGTACGGTGGTGCTCAAGCCGAGTGAATACACGCCGTTGACCATGCTGCGGGTTGCCGAACTGGCAAAAGAAGCGGGGATCCCGGATGGTACGCTCAACATCATCAACGGTTCTGGAGCTCGTCTGGGGCCGGCGCTAATTGCCCATCCACATTGTGCCAAAGTGACCTTTACCGGTTCAGTACCGACCGGGATTGCGGTAGGTAAAGCCGCGATGGAACAAGGCATTGTGCGCACCACGCTGGAACTGGGGGGCAAAAATGCGGCCGCATTTTTAGCCGATGTCTCAGTCGACAAGATGGTCGACGGCATTATTGAAGCGGGTTATCTGAATCAGGGACAGATCTGCGCCGCTGCGGAACGTTTTTATCTGCCTGCCAGCCACATTGATGCGGTGCTGGAAGCGCTGACGCAGCGTCTGGCGCAGATGAAAGTGGGATCGCCGCTGGATGAAAGCACGGAAATGGGCCCGTTGGCCAATGAGGCCCATTATCGTAAGGTGATGGCGCTGTTTGATAAAGCGCGGGCCGAAGGCAGCCAGATTATCTGTGGCGGTCATGCCTTGGCTGGCCCAGGTTTCTTTGTTGCCCCCACGGCGATCCGTGCAAAAGGGCCAAATGATGCATTAATGCGTGAGGAAACCTTTGGCCCGGTAGGCACCTTCCTGGCCTATGAAGATGAAGAGCAGATGATCGCCATGATCAACGATTCGCCTTACGGCCTGGCTGCCAGCCTATGGACCAACGATCTCAGCAAGGCCATGCGTATGATCCCACGTATTGAAGCCGGTACGGTATGGATCAATATGCACACCTTCCTCGATCCGGCGTTACCGTTTGGTGGCGTGAAATCGTCAGGAATTGGCCGCGAGTTTGGCAGCGCGTTTATTGAGCATTATACGGAGCTGAAGTCGGTGATGGTGAGGTACTAA
- the npr gene encoding PTS phosphocarrier protein NPr has protein sequence MTVKQTVEIKNKLGMHARPAMKLFELVQSFDAEVLLRNDSGTEAEASSVIALLMLDSAQGRQIEIEATGPQEVQALAAVIELFNSGFDED, from the coding sequence ATGACGGTCAAACAAACGGTAGAAATTAAAAACAAGCTGGGTATGCATGCACGCCCGGCAATGAAGCTGTTTGAATTAGTGCAGAGTTTTGACGCTGAAGTGCTGCTGCGCAATGATAGCGGCACCGAAGCGGAAGCCAGCAGCGTGATTGCGCTGCTGATGCTCGATTCAGCCCAAGGCCGCCAAATCGAAATTGAAGCCACCGGGCCACAGGAAGTTCAGGCGCTGGCAGCGGTGATTGAGCTGTTCAACTCAGGCTTCGACGAAGACTGA
- the rapZ gene encoding RNase adapter RapZ, producing the protein MVLMIVSGRSGSGKSVALRALEDMGFYCVDNLPVVLLPQLAQTLAERNSSAAVSIDVRNMPESPEVFEYAMTQLPESFSPQLLFLDADRNTLIRRYSDTRRLHPLSSKNLSLESAIDEESDLLEPLRSRADLIIDTSEMSVHELAEMLRTRLLGKRERELTMVFESFGFKHGIPIDADYVFDVRFLPNPHWDPKLRPMTGLDKPVASFLDRHTEVHNFIYQTRSYLEQWLPMLETNNRSYLTVAIGCTGGKHRSVYVAEQLADYFRSRGKNVQSRHRTLEKRKQ; encoded by the coding sequence ATGGTGCTGATGATTGTCAGCGGCCGTTCCGGTTCAGGGAAATCCGTCGCCTTACGGGCGTTGGAAGACATGGGTTTTTACTGCGTTGATAACCTGCCCGTGGTACTGCTACCGCAGCTTGCCCAGACGCTGGCTGAACGCAACAGCTCCGCCGCGGTAAGCATCGATGTCCGTAACATGCCAGAATCGCCGGAAGTGTTTGAATATGCAATGACCCAACTGCCAGAGAGTTTCTCACCGCAGTTGCTGTTCCTTGATGCCGATCGAAACACCCTGATCCGCCGCTACAGCGATACCCGTCGTCTGCATCCGCTCTCCAGCAAAAACCTGTCGCTGGAAAGCGCAATTGATGAAGAAAGCGATCTGCTGGAGCCGCTGCGTTCACGCGCCGATCTGATCATTGATACCTCAGAAATGTCGGTTCATGAGCTGGCCGAAATGTTGCGTACCCGCTTGCTGGGCAAACGCGAGCGCGAACTGACCATGGTGTTTGAATCCTTCGGCTTCAAGCACGGTATTCCTATCGATGCCGACTACGTGTTCGACGTCCGTTTTCTGCCAAACCCACACTGGGACCCCAAACTGCGCCCAATGACCGGCCTGGATAAACCCGTAGCCTCGTTCCTCGATCGTCACACTGAAGTGCATAACTTCATCTACCAGACACGCAGCTACCTGGAACAGTGGCTACCCATGCTGGAAACCAACAACCGTAGCTATCTGACCGTCGCCATTGGTTGTACCGGGGGTAAGCACCGTTCGGTTTACGTAGCAGAGCAATTGGCTGACTATTTCCGTTCGCGCGGTAAAAACGTGCAGTCACGTCACCGCACGCTGGAAAAGCGTAAGCAATGA
- the ptsN gene encoding PTS IIA-like nitrogen regulatory protein PtsN → MNNEIMQLSSVLNIECTRSAVHCTSKKRALEIISELAAKQLNLPSQVVFEAVLTRERMGSTGIGNGIAIPHGKLEEDTLRAVGVFIRLDQPIAFDAIDNQPVDLLFALLVPADQCKTHLHTLSLVAKRLADKTVCRRLRAAQSDEELYQIITE, encoded by the coding sequence ATGAACAACGAAATAATGCAATTAAGCTCGGTGTTAAACATCGAGTGCACCAGAAGCGCGGTACACTGCACCAGCAAGAAACGTGCTTTGGAAATTATCAGTGAACTGGCAGCCAAACAGCTTAACCTGCCTTCGCAGGTGGTCTTTGAGGCTGTACTCACTCGGGAACGCATGGGCAGTACCGGTATCGGCAACGGTATCGCTATTCCTCACGGAAAGCTGGAGGAAGACACCCTGCGAGCCGTCGGCGTATTTATCCGTCTTGATCAACCTATCGCCTTTGATGCCATTGATAACCAACCGGTCGATCTGCTGTTTGCGTTACTGGTACCCGCAGATCAATGTAAAACCCATTTGCATACGCTGTCGCTGGTTGCCAAACGGCTGGCAGACAAAACCGTGTGCCGCCGCCTGCGGGCTGCGCAAAGTGATGAAGAGCTCTACCAGATCATTACCGAATAA
- the hpf gene encoding ribosome hibernation promoting factor yields the protein MQLNITGHHIEITEPLREFVNSKFAKLEQYFDRINQVYVVLSVEKVQQIAEATVHVNGGELHATSEKEDMYAAIDCLIDKLARQLNKHKDKLKQH from the coding sequence ATGCAGCTCAACATTACCGGACACCACATCGAGATAACCGAACCTTTGCGTGAGTTCGTAAACAGCAAATTTGCCAAACTCGAACAGTATTTTGATCGCATTAACCAGGTTTATGTCGTACTAAGTGTGGAAAAAGTGCAGCAGATTGCGGAAGCAACGGTGCATGTGAATGGAGGCGAGCTGCACGCCACCTCGGAAAAAGAAGATATGTATGCCGCCATTGACTGCCTGATCGACAAGCTGGCGCGTCAATTGAACAAACATAAAGACAAATTAAAGCAACACTGA
- the rpoN gene encoding RNA polymerase factor sigma-54, whose product MKQGLQLRLSQQLAMTPQLQQAIRLLQLSTLELQQEIQQALESNPLLEQSEDQHEEVDAQESHDTEGLDTREALEQKDMPEELPLDATWDEIYTAGTPSGTGTDYGDDELPVYQGETTQTLQDYLMWQVDLTPFSDTDAAIATSIVDAVDDTGYLTVPLEDILESMGDENVTMDEVEAVLKRVQRFDPVGVAARDLRDCLLIQLSQYAKDTPYLAEARLIISDHLDLLANHDFRSLMRTTRLKEDTLKEAMELIQSLDPRPGQSINTGESEYVIPDVLVRKVQDKWTVELNADSIPRLKINQQYAALGNSVRNDADGQFIRSNLQEAKWLIKSLESRNETLLKVTRCIVEQQEAFFEQGEEFMKPMVLADIAQAVEMHESTISRVTTQKFLHSPRGIFELKYFFSSHVNTDSGGEASSTAIRALVKKLIAAENPAKPLSDSKLATMLSDQGIMVARRTVAKYRESLSIPPSNQRKQLV is encoded by the coding sequence ATGAAGCAAGGTTTGCAACTCAGGCTCAGCCAACAGCTGGCCATGACACCCCAACTACAGCAGGCGATACGCCTGTTGCAGCTGTCTACGCTTGAGCTCCAGCAGGAGATCCAACAGGCGTTAGAGAGCAACCCGCTGCTTGAACAGTCTGAAGACCAGCACGAAGAGGTCGATGCCCAAGAGAGCCATGATACGGAAGGGCTGGATACTCGCGAAGCGCTGGAACAGAAGGACATGCCAGAAGAGTTGCCGCTGGATGCCACCTGGGATGAAATCTACACTGCAGGTACCCCTTCCGGTACCGGTACCGACTATGGCGATGACGAACTCCCGGTCTATCAGGGGGAAACCACACAAACGCTGCAGGATTACCTGATGTGGCAAGTGGACCTTACGCCATTTTCCGATACCGACGCGGCCATCGCCACTTCTATCGTTGACGCCGTTGACGATACCGGTTACCTCACCGTACCTCTGGAAGATATTCTGGAGAGTATGGGTGACGAGAATGTGACAATGGACGAGGTCGAAGCGGTATTAAAGCGCGTACAGCGTTTTGATCCGGTCGGCGTGGCAGCCCGCGATCTGCGCGATTGCCTGTTGATCCAACTCTCTCAGTATGCCAAAGACACACCTTATCTGGCGGAGGCCCGCCTGATCATCAGCGATCACCTGGATTTGCTGGCTAACCACGACTTTCGCAGTCTGATGCGAACAACTCGCTTAAAAGAAGATACACTGAAAGAAGCGATGGAGTTGATCCAGTCACTCGATCCTCGGCCCGGGCAGTCGATCAATACCGGTGAGTCAGAGTATGTGATCCCGGATGTTCTGGTACGCAAGGTGCAGGATAAGTGGACGGTGGAACTTAATGCCGACAGCATCCCACGCCTGAAAATCAATCAGCAATACGCCGCGCTCGGCAACAGCGTCCGCAATGATGCTGATGGCCAGTTTATCCGCAGTAATCTGCAGGAAGCGAAATGGCTGATTAAAAGCCTGGAAAGCCGCAATGAAACGCTGCTCAAGGTCACCCGCTGTATTGTCGAACAGCAGGAAGCGTTCTTTGAACAAGGGGAAGAATTTATGAAACCCATGGTGCTGGCAGATATCGCTCAGGCCGTGGAAATGCATGAATCGACAATCTCGCGCGTCACTACGCAGAAATTCCTGCACAGCCCGCGTGGTATTTTCGAATTGAAATATTTCTTCTCAAGCCATGTGAATACCGATAGCGGCGGCGAAGCCTCCTCCACGGCGATCCGGGCGTTAGTGAAGAAATTGATTGCGGCGGAAAACCCCGCCAAACCGCTTAGCGACAGCAAGCTGGCCACAATGCTTTCCGATCAGGGGATCATGGTGGCACGGCGCACCGTTGCCAAGTACCGAGAGTCTTTGTCCATCCCGCCGTCTAACCAACGCAAACAGTTGGTTTGA
- the lptB gene encoding LPS export ABC transporter ATP-binding protein, translated as MATLIAENLAKAYKGRKVVEDVSLKVKSGEIVGLLGPNGAGKTTTFYMVVGIVQRDAGRIVIDEEDISILPLHARARRGIGYLPQEASIFRRLSVYDNLMAVLEIRPDLTSEQRNDRAVELMEEFHISHLRDNLGQSLSGGERRRVEIARALAANPKFILLDEPFAGVDPISVIDIKKIIEHLRDSGLGVLITDHNVRETLDVCERAYIVSQGKLIAHGTPDVILADEQVKRVYLGEEFRL; from the coding sequence ATGGCAACACTCATCGCAGAAAACCTGGCGAAAGCCTATAAAGGCCGTAAAGTCGTTGAAGACGTGAGCCTGAAAGTGAAGTCAGGCGAAATCGTCGGCCTGCTGGGGCCAAACGGCGCCGGAAAGACCACCACGTTTTACATGGTTGTCGGTATCGTTCAGCGCGATGCCGGGCGCATCGTGATCGATGAAGAAGATATCAGCATCCTGCCGTTGCACGCTCGTGCACGCCGCGGTATCGGCTATCTGCCACAGGAAGCATCGATCTTCCGTCGATTGAGTGTTTACGACAACCTGATGGCCGTGCTGGAAATTCGCCCCGACCTCACCAGTGAGCAACGTAACGATCGGGCCGTGGAGCTGATGGAGGAATTCCACATCTCACATCTGCGGGACAATCTGGGTCAATCGCTTTCCGGGGGGGAACGTCGCCGCGTGGAGATAGCCCGTGCACTCGCCGCCAACCCGAAATTTATCCTCTTGGACGAACCTTTTGCCGGGGTTGACCCAATTTCCGTTATCGATATCAAAAAGATTATCGAGCACCTGCGTGACAGTGGTCTGGGCGTGCTGATCACCGATCATAACGTGCGCGAGACGCTGGACGTCTGTGAACGCGCCTATATCGTCAGCCAAGGAAAGCTGATTGCTCACGGCACGCCAGATGTTATTCTGGCCGATGAGCAAGTGAAACGTGTTTATTTGGGCGAAGAATTCCGCCTCTAG
- the lptA gene encoding lipopolysaccharide ABC transporter substrate-binding protein LptA — MKFRTQKQLRNLLIVSLVLTASTPALALKSDSDQPVNIDSLKQSLDMQSNVSTFTDDVVIKQGTIEIKADKVVVTRPGGDQNKTYIEAFGNPVTFYQMQDNGKPVKGHAQKVRYDVATQLVTLTGKAYLEQLDSNVQGDRITYLVQQQQMQAFSDKGKRVTTVLVPSQLQDKNGQKKSN; from the coding sequence ATGAAATTCAGAACCCAAAAACAACTCCGTAATCTGTTGATCGTCAGCCTCGTTTTGACCGCCAGCACCCCAGCACTGGCGCTGAAATCCGATTCTGACCAACCCGTGAACATCGACTCGCTGAAACAGTCGCTCGATATGCAGAGCAACGTCAGCACCTTCACCGATGATGTCGTGATAAAACAAGGCACCATCGAGATCAAAGCCGATAAAGTGGTGGTTACCCGCCCTGGTGGCGATCAGAATAAAACCTATATTGAAGCGTTCGGCAATCCGGTAACCTTCTACCAGATGCAGGACAACGGTAAGCCCGTGAAAGGCCATGCGCAGAAAGTCCGTTACGACGTTGCTACGCAGTTGGTCACGCTCACCGGCAAAGCCTACCTGGAACAGCTTGACAGCAACGTGCAGGGCGACCGTATTACCTATCTGGTGCAACAGCAGCAGATGCAAGCGTTCAGCGATAAAGGCAAACGCGTGACAACGGTTCTGGTGCCTTCACAGTTGCAAGACAAAAACGGTCAAAAAAAGAGTAACTAA
- the lptC gene encoding LPS export ABC transporter periplasmic protein LptC — protein sequence MSKTKLWITVVLMLIVLALIGWNMADFGDDDSTVPINNQDPTYQSQHTVTIVYNPTGKLNYKLVAEEVKHYTADELSWFTQPVMTLFDENAVATWSVRADRAKLTKDRMLYLYGHVEVNSLTTTSQLEKIKTDNAQVNLVTQDVSSDDEVTLFGTNFTSNGMKMRGNLRDKTAELIDKVKTNYEIQNPKTTP from the coding sequence ATGAGTAAAACCAAACTTTGGATCACCGTCGTATTGATGTTGATCGTGCTGGCCCTGATTGGCTGGAACATGGCGGACTTTGGCGATGACGACAGCACGGTACCGATCAATAATCAGGATCCGACCTATCAGAGCCAGCATACCGTCACCATCGTCTATAACCCGACCGGTAAACTGAACTATAAACTGGTAGCAGAAGAGGTGAAGCACTACACCGCCGATGAGTTAAGCTGGTTCACCCAGCCGGTAATGACGCTGTTTGATGAGAATGCCGTGGCCACCTGGTCAGTGCGCGCCGATCGCGCCAAGCTGACCAAAGACCGTATGCTTTATCTGTATGGCCATGTTGAGGTGAACAGTTTGACCACCACATCACAGCTGGAAAAAATCAAAACAGACAATGCTCAGGTTAATCTGGTCACGCAGGATGTCTCTTCCGACGATGAAGTGACGCTGTTCGGGACGAACTTTACTTCTAACGGCATGAAAATGCGTGGCAATCTGCGGGACAAAACCGCTGAGCTGATTGATAAGGTTAAGACCAACTATGAAATTCAGAACCCAAAAACAACTCCGTAA
- the kdsC gene encoding 3-deoxy-manno-octulosonate-8-phosphatase KdsC — protein sequence MSLVETCYGPVTEEVMARAGKIRLLICDVDGVLSDGLIYMGNNGEELKAFNVRDGYGIRCLKTSGIEVAIITGRSAKLLEDRAKTLDITHLYQGQSDKLLAFRELLDKLSLAADEIAYIGDDLIDWPVMAEVGLAVAVADAHPLLLPRAHYVTRIAGGRGAVRELCDLILLAQNKLEDAKGLSI from the coding sequence ATGAGTCTGGTTGAAACCTGCTACGGGCCGGTAACTGAAGAGGTAATGGCACGAGCCGGGAAAATCCGCCTGTTGATTTGTGATGTCGACGGCGTACTGTCAGACGGCCTGATCTACATGGGCAACAACGGCGAAGAACTGAAAGCCTTCAATGTCCGTGATGGCTATGGTATCCGCTGCCTGAAAACATCGGGTATCGAGGTCGCCATTATCACCGGTCGTTCAGCCAAACTGTTGGAAGATCGGGCAAAAACCCTGGATATCACACACCTGTATCAAGGGCAGTCCGATAAGCTTTTGGCCTTCCGCGAACTGTTGGATAAACTGTCTTTGGCAGCGGACGAAATCGCCTACATCGGTGACGACCTGATCGACTGGCCGGTGATGGCCGAAGTGGGTCTGGCCGTGGCCGTCGCAGATGCGCATCCGCTGCTGTTGCCCAGAGCCCATTATGTCACCCGCATCGCGGGCGGCCGTGGTGCAGTTCGTGAACTGTGCGACCTGATTCTCTTGGCGCAAAACAAGCTGGAGGACGCCAAAGGGCTGTCGATATGA
- the kdsD gene encoding arabinose-5-phosphate isomerase KdsD has protein sequence MSAIQLQPGFDFQQAGKEVLEIEREGLAQLDQYINADFTRACVAIAECGGKVVVMGMGKSGHIGCKIAATLASTGTPAFFVHPAEASHGDLGMVSPQDIVLAISNSGESNEILALIPVLKRQQIPLICMTNNPESSMGKAADVHLCIKIPQEACPLGLAPTTSTTATLVMGDALAVALLKARGFTAEDFALSHPGGALGRRLLLRVSDIMHSGDEIPHVSAEASLRDALLEITRKNLGMTVICNDLMKIAGIFTDGDLRRVFDMGIDLNSAKIADVMTLGGIRVRPNMLAVDALNLMQQRHITAVLVADGDQLLGVVHMHDMLRAGVV, from the coding sequence ATGTCAGCGATCCAGTTGCAACCAGGATTTGATTTTCAGCAAGCCGGTAAAGAAGTCCTCGAGATTGAGCGTGAAGGCCTGGCTCAGCTCGATCAATACATCAATGCAGATTTCACCCGCGCATGCGTTGCCATCGCAGAGTGCGGCGGTAAAGTCGTGGTTATGGGTATGGGTAAATCCGGGCATATCGGCTGCAAAATTGCCGCCACGCTGGCTAGCACAGGGACCCCGGCGTTCTTTGTACACCCGGCGGAAGCCAGCCATGGCGATCTTGGCATGGTCTCACCACAGGATATCGTGTTGGCGATCTCCAACTCTGGAGAATCCAACGAAATTCTGGCCCTGATCCCGGTACTGAAACGCCAGCAGATCCCACTGATCTGCATGACCAACAACCCGGAAAGCTCCATGGGCAAAGCGGCAGACGTGCATCTGTGCATCAAAATACCACAAGAAGCCTGCCCGCTGGGCCTAGCGCCAACCACCAGCACCACGGCAACCCTGGTGATGGGCGATGCACTCGCGGTCGCACTGTTGAAAGCCCGAGGGTTCACGGCAGAAGATTTTGCCTTGTCTCATCCTGGTGGCGCTCTGGGGCGCCGTCTGCTCTTGCGCGTCAGCGATATCATGCACAGCGGCGACGAAATCCCTCACGTTAGCGCCGAAGCCTCGTTGCGTGATGCCCTGCTGGAGATTACCCGCAAAAACCTTGGCATGACCGTGATTTGTAACGATCTGATGAAGATCGCCGGTATCTTCACCGATGGTGACTTACGTCGGGTATTCGATATGGGGATCGATCTCAATAGCGCCAAAATCGCCGATGTCATGACATTGGGCGGTATCAGGGTGCGCCCGAACATGCTGGCCGTCGATGCACTTAACCTTATGCAGCAACGCCATATCACCGCCGTGCTGGTTGCCGATGGCGACCAATTGCTGGGTGTGGTACATATGCATGACATGCTGCGTGCCGGCGTCGTTTAA
- a CDS encoding calcium/sodium antiporter — protein MFLAIVLLIVGLFLLVYGADRLVYGAAVISRSLGVPPLIIGMTIVGIGTSLPELIVSVTAALNGQTNMAVGNVLGSNITNILLIIGVAALIHPLSARSEVLRRELPLMLAVTVLCGFVLMDNSLSRLDGVVLLLAAAGFILLMLKIARLAQREGSDTLTVEQLAELPQDSSNTVAILWLVLAFIILPLSSKMIIDNATVIAHYFGLSELVVGLTIIAIGTSLPELATSIAGALKGEDDMAIGNIIGSNIFNTVIVLGIPALLSPGSIDPAAFQRDYWVMLAASILLTALCIRRKHRIGHLAGALLLCGFITYLAVLFFNPFSSFSFTL, from the coding sequence ATGTTTCTCGCGATAGTATTGTTAATCGTTGGTTTATTTTTACTGGTGTACGGAGCTGATAGACTGGTTTATGGCGCGGCGGTGATTAGCCGCTCTCTGGGTGTTCCGCCACTGATTATCGGCATGACGATTGTTGGCATTGGTACCTCGTTGCCAGAACTGATCGTTTCAGTCACTGCGGCCCTGAATGGGCAAACGAACATGGCCGTGGGGAACGTTTTAGGTTCCAACATCACCAATATTCTGCTCATTATCGGGGTTGCCGCCCTGATCCACCCGTTATCGGCTCGTTCTGAAGTGCTTCGACGAGAACTGCCATTAATGCTGGCGGTCACCGTGTTATGCGGCTTTGTGCTGATGGATAACAGCTTGAGCAGGCTGGACGGCGTTGTGCTGTTGTTGGCCGCTGCCGGGTTTATCCTGCTGATGCTGAAAATTGCCCGGCTGGCACAGCGAGAGGGCAGCGACACACTGACGGTGGAACAACTTGCCGAATTGCCGCAGGACAGCAGCAATACCGTGGCTATCCTGTGGCTGGTGTTGGCCTTCATTATCCTGCCGCTCTCATCGAAGATGATCATCGATAATGCCACGGTGATTGCGCATTACTTTGGCCTGAGCGAACTGGTGGTTGGCCTGACGATTATCGCCATTGGCACCAGCCTGCCCGAACTGGCGACCTCCATCGCGGGCGCACTAAAGGGTGAAGATGATATGGCAATTGGTAATATCATCGGCTCAAACATTTTTAATACGGTCATCGTACTGGGCATCCCCGCCCTGCTGTCACCCGGCAGTATCGATCCCGCCGCCTTCCAACGCGATTACTGGGTCATGCTGGCGGCCAGCATACTGCTGACTGCCCTGTGTATCAGGCGTAAACATCGCATCGGTCATCTGGCGGGGGCTCTGTTATTATGTGGGTTTATTACGTATCTTGCAGTGCTGTTCTTTAACCCTTTCAGCTCTTTTAGCTTTACCCTGTAG
- the mlaF gene encoding phospholipid ABC transporter ATP-binding protein MlaF — MHQKADNLVEVRGMSFSRGDRLIFEDINLTVPRGKVTAIMGPSGIGKTTLLRLIGGQLTPDRGEIWFDGDNIPALSRQQLYESRKKMSMLFQSGALFTDLTVFENVAFPLREHSRLPEPILRSTVMMKLEAVGLRGAAELMPNELSGGMARRAALARAIALDPAMIMFDEPFVGQDPITMGVLVKLIDELNNALGITCIVVSHDVPEVLSIADYAYIVADHHVIAEGSAQQLQNNPDARVRQFLDGIADGPVPFRYPAGDYQTELLGEGSK; from the coding sequence ATGCACCAGAAGGCAGATAATCTGGTCGAAGTCCGCGGTATGAGCTTCTCGCGCGGCGATCGGCTGATATTCGAAGACATCAACCTGACGGTCCCCCGTGGCAAGGTGACCGCGATCATGGGGCCATCAGGCATTGGTAAAACCACACTGCTGCGCCTGATTGGCGGCCAGCTGACGCCGGATCGCGGTGAGATCTGGTTTGATGGCGACAACATTCCAGCCTTGTCGCGCCAGCAGTTGTATGAATCACGCAAGAAAATGAGCATGCTGTTTCAGTCGGGAGCGCTGTTCACCGATCTGACCGTATTCGAGAACGTGGCTTTTCCGCTGCGCGAGCACAGCCGCTTGCCAGAACCCATCTTGCGCAGCACGGTGATGATGAAGCTGGAAGCGGTGGGGCTACGCGGTGCCGCAGAATTGATGCCGAACGAGCTTTCTGGCGGCATGGCACGGCGCGCAGCGTTGGCCCGGGCCATTGCTCTGGATCCGGCAATGATCATGTTCGACGAACCTTTCGTCGGTCAGGATCCGATCACCATGGGCGTCCTGGTCAAACTGATTGATGAACTGAATAATGCGTTGGGGATCACCTGTATTGTGGTTTCACATGATGTGCCGGAAGTGTTGAGTATTGCGGACTACGCCTATATCGTGGCAGATCATCATGTGATTGCCGAGGGCTCCGCGCAGCAATTACAGAACAATCCTGATGCGCGCGTGCGTCAGTTTCTGGATGGTATTGCTGATGGGCCGGTACCATTCCGTTACCCTGCTGGTGATTATCAGACTGAGCTTTTAGGGGAAGGGAGTAAATAA